A genomic stretch from Phycisphaerae bacterium includes:
- a CDS encoding glycoside hydrolase family 43 protein: MTIEYHNPVWDGYLADPQVIKTRGEYYAYGTGKELGGKQFPVLHSKDFVRWEFVGNAMETVAEPKIKDYWAPEVAERGGQYFLYYAGDGKMRVAVSENPTGPFKDTGRVLFPDEPFTIDGNPFRDPQSGKWYLFFAKDFLDGRVGTALAVAQLQDDMISTTGPIKTVLRAVADWQIYQRHRQMYGRVFDWHTVEGPAVLFHDRRYYCFYSGGNWQTPGYGVGFAVSDSVTGPFQDTADLNGPAVLKSIPGNLIGPGHNGVILGPDNKTWFIAYHAWNAERNKRQMCLDPLEWTLEGPRACQPSRGAKRVTLPLTSTPAPPLTSRPAPAGVQPTR; this comes from the coding sequence CTGACCATTGAATACCACAACCCGGTCTGGGACGGCTACCTGGCTGACCCACAAGTGATCAAGACGCGAGGCGAGTACTACGCCTACGGAACCGGAAAGGAACTGGGCGGCAAACAGTTTCCGGTGCTGCATTCGAAGGACTTCGTCAGATGGGAGTTCGTCGGCAATGCGATGGAAACAGTGGCGGAACCCAAGATCAAGGACTACTGGGCCCCAGAAGTCGCCGAACGCGGAGGCCAATACTTCCTCTACTACGCCGGCGACGGAAAAATGCGAGTCGCCGTCTCCGAAAACCCTACCGGACCGTTCAAGGATACGGGCAGAGTCCTCTTTCCTGACGAGCCGTTTACCATCGACGGAAATCCCTTCCGGGACCCCCAATCCGGGAAATGGTACCTGTTCTTCGCCAAGGACTTCCTCGATGGACGCGTCGGCACCGCGTTGGCCGTCGCCCAACTCCAGGACGACATGATCTCAACCACCGGCCCCATCAAGACCGTGCTGCGGGCCGTCGCGGATTGGCAAATCTACCAGCGCCATCGCCAAATGTACGGCCGGGTGTTCGACTGGCACACCGTCGAGGGCCCGGCCGTGCTCTTCCATGACCGGCGGTACTACTGCTTCTACTCCGGTGGAAACTGGCAAACGCCCGGCTATGGCGTCGGCTTCGCGGTTTCCGACTCTGTGACGGGACCGTTCCAGGATACCGCGGACCTCAATGGCCCGGCCGTACTCAAGAGCATCCCCGGCAACTTGATCGGTCCCGGCCACAACGGCGTGATTCTGGGGCCAGACAACAAGACCTGGTTCATCGCGTACCACGCCTGGAATGCCGAACGCAACAAACGGCAAATGTGCCTCGATCCGCTGGAGTGGACACTCGAAGGACCCAGAGCCTGCCAACCCTCGCGCGGAGCCAAGCGAGTCACATTACCCCTGACTTCCACACCGGCACCACCCCTGACTTCCAGGCCGGCGCCCGCGGGTGTGCAGCCAACAAGGTAG
- a CDS encoding PD40 domain-containing protein, whose protein sequence is MTPGRSWHVLVILVGMGSPAWAADEPPTEWMEPSTGHRVIRLSREPGSASLYFHQNGYTASGDKLVVSVPGGLAAIDLETLGIAPVVEGRVSQVVVGRKSRQVYYLGGGGVYATHLDTRATRQIARIPVGLRPGSGLAVNSDETLLAGSCTDAEARPVDTRPAGTRPAGPRSSLEARWAARVPMRLYTIDTRTGDLKTFHPSNDWLNHVQFSPTDPGLIMFCHEGPWHKVDRIWTLRSDGAGLRKIHTRAMDMEIAGHEFFSPDGKIIWYDLQTPRSRVFWLAGLVLATGERIRYKVRREHWSVHYNVSPDGRFFAGDGGGPRSVAAPGNGQWVYLLTPKDGELEAERLVDLGKHDYALEPNVSFTPDGRWIVFRSNMHGATHVYAVEVKASR, encoded by the coding sequence ATGACGCCGGGGCGATCATGGCACGTGCTTGTGATTCTGGTGGGGATGGGTTCTCCGGCTTGGGCCGCGGATGAGCCGCCGACCGAGTGGATGGAGCCCTCCACGGGCCACCGGGTGATTCGCCTCTCGCGTGAACCGGGCAGCGCGAGTCTCTATTTTCACCAGAACGGCTACACGGCTTCGGGAGACAAGCTGGTGGTTTCGGTGCCCGGAGGGCTGGCCGCGATCGACCTGGAGACGCTGGGGATCGCGCCGGTCGTGGAGGGGCGTGTAAGCCAGGTTGTCGTTGGCCGGAAGAGCCGGCAGGTGTATTACCTGGGCGGTGGCGGGGTGTACGCCACGCATCTCGACACCCGTGCCACGCGGCAGATCGCCCGAATTCCGGTGGGGCTGCGACCCGGCTCGGGCTTGGCGGTCAACAGTGACGAGACGCTACTGGCTGGCAGTTGTACGGACGCGGAGGCCCGGCCTGTGGACACGAGGCCGGCGGGGACGCGGCCTGCCGGGCCGAGGAGCAGTCTGGAGGCGCGCTGGGCCGCCCGGGTGCCGATGCGTCTGTACACAATCGACACTCGGACGGGGGATTTGAAGACCTTCCACCCCAGCAACGACTGGCTCAACCACGTGCAGTTCTCGCCGACGGACCCGGGGCTGATCATGTTCTGCCACGAGGGGCCCTGGCACAAGGTGGATCGCATCTGGACCCTCCGCAGCGACGGGGCCGGTCTGAGGAAGATCCACACCCGGGCGATGGACATGGAGATTGCTGGACACGAGTTTTTCAGTCCCGACGGCAAGATCATCTGGTACGACCTGCAGACGCCGCGTTCGCGGGTTTTCTGGCTGGCCGGCCTGGTGCTCGCGACCGGCGAACGGATCAGGTACAAGGTGCGGCGCGAGCACTGGTCGGTGCACTACAATGTCTCTCCGGACGGCCGGTTTTTCGCAGGCGATGGTGGGGGTCCCAGGAGTGTTGCCGCCCCGGGAAATGGCCAGTGGGTTTATCTGTTGACGCCCAAGGACGGCGAACTCGAGGCCGAGCGGCTGGTGGATCTGGGCAAGCACGACTACGCCCTGGAGCCGAACGTCAGCTTCACCCCCGATGGCCGGTGGATCGTCTTCCGGTCCAACATGCACGGGGCGACCCATGTCTACGCCGTGGAGGTTAAGGCTTCGCGGTAG
- a CDS encoding methyltransferase domain-containing protein, giving the protein MLDLIQHFKERAASYDKAEWVHDPGIMRVTLDFLGLAAGQRILDVGAGTGAVLAAALAACPSLGPCVAVDLSQEMLAQVRNPRILTCGGDAEALPMVDGFFDAVACRQSLHYVEDLDRCLREIRRVLAATGILVVGQMTPFGEADEEWWKVIVKTRQPLRRRCLTLHELLVALMRTDFVVVRIVQIRATESLHAWLERYQRSAAQVEEVRRLHLEAPTAYKELHRFRHVEGDTLVDNCWTFVRARKSLPQSKGAVCLPGGRAGGAG; this is encoded by the coding sequence ATGCTTGATCTCATTCAGCACTTCAAGGAACGGGCCGCATCCTATGACAAGGCGGAGTGGGTGCATGATCCGGGGATCATGAGGGTCACGCTCGACTTTCTGGGCCTGGCCGCGGGTCAGCGGATCCTGGACGTGGGTGCGGGCACGGGAGCGGTGTTGGCGGCCGCGTTGGCGGCGTGTCCATCGCTCGGTCCATGTGTTGCCGTTGATCTCTCGCAGGAGATGCTGGCCCAGGTCCGGAATCCGCGCATCCTGACGTGCGGTGGTGATGCCGAGGCACTGCCGATGGTCGACGGTTTCTTCGATGCCGTGGCCTGCCGGCAGAGTCTGCATTACGTCGAGGATCTGGATCGGTGTCTGCGGGAGATCCGCCGGGTGCTGGCCGCGACCGGCATTCTGGTGGTTGGGCAGATGACCCCGTTTGGAGAAGCCGACGAGGAGTGGTGGAAGGTGATCGTCAAGACCCGTCAGCCGCTGAGGCGACGCTGTCTGACACTGCACGAGCTGCTGGTTGCCCTAATGCGGACCGACTTTGTGGTGGTGCGGATCGTGCAGATTCGAGCGACGGAATCGCTCCATGCCTGGCTGGAGCGCTACCAGCGTTCCGCCGCCCAGGTGGAGGAGGTTCGGCGTCTTCATCTGGAGGCTCCAACCGCGTACAAGGAGCTGCATCGTTTCCGGCATGTGGAGGGTGACACGCTGGTGGACAACTGCTGGACGTTCGTGCGGGCCCGCAAGTCGTTGCCACAGTCCAAGGGGGCGGTGTGTCTGCCGGGCGGGAGGGCAGGCGGCGCCGGGTGA